From Jatrophihabitans sp., one genomic window encodes:
- a CDS encoding methyltransferase domain-containing protein — protein MSYTNQIQAVRDYYLHDNNGEPSIYHIWERGAGRGDVTTPATSSAPYQQYIEDLLRGFLAESPDPGLLSIGCGNAMIEARIAADGYRVLGLDALEHAVELARAKGVDAVCADVLDWTPPPGPWTVLYADGSPGHLYDPDTGLQSLLERFKSWLPAGGALVLSNDPPRTDAELQENPKVPGYFWFSQAYLHQQVEKCGFGDVTSTAFTYQKPLSGPRDRIVVTARA, from the coding sequence ATGTCGTACACCAATCAGATCCAAGCGGTCCGCGACTACTACCTGCACGACAACAACGGTGAGCCCAGCATCTATCACATCTGGGAAAGGGGCGCCGGGCGGGGCGACGTCACTACCCCGGCCACGTCCAGCGCCCCGTACCAGCAGTACATCGAGGACCTGCTCCGCGGGTTCCTCGCCGAGAGCCCGGACCCGGGGCTGCTCAGCATCGGGTGCGGAAACGCGATGATCGAGGCCAGGATCGCGGCCGACGGCTACCGGGTGCTGGGCCTGGACGCGCTGGAGCACGCGGTCGAGCTGGCCAGGGCGAAGGGGGTCGACGCGGTGTGCGCCGACGTCCTGGACTGGACCCCGCCTCCCGGGCCGTGGACGGTGCTCTACGCCGACGGCAGCCCGGGCCACCTCTATGACCCCGACACCGGCCTGCAGAGCCTCCTCGAGCGCTTCAAGTCCTGGCTGCCCGCGGGCGGCGCGCTGGTGCTGTCCAACGACCCACCGCGCACCGACGCCGAGCTGCAGGAGAACCCCAAGGTGCCCGGGTACTTCTGGTTCTCCCAGGCCTACCTGCACCAGCAGGTCGAGAAGTGCGGGTTCGGCGACGTCACCAGCACCGCCTTCACCTACCAGAAGCCGCTGTCCGGCCCGCGCGACCGCATCGTCGTCACCGCCCGCGCCTGA
- a CDS encoding glycerol-3-phosphate dehydrogenase/oxidase yields MSPQNRGAALAAMRTAPELDVLIVGGGVVGAGAALDAVTRGLSTAIVEARDWASGTSSRSSKLIHGGLRYLEMLDFGLVREALHERGLLTQHIAPHLIRPVPFLYPLTHRLWERPYVGAGVLLYDTLGTLWKGAGSARGLPRHRHLSKRRALREAPCLAPGSLTGAVQYWDAQVDDARHTMTVVRTAVAFGALAANRTRVLGFCHQGGRVTGARVVDLETGAEFDVRAKQVINATGVWTDETQQLADTRGQFHVRASKGVHLVVPRDRLQSSTGLILRTETSVLFVIPWGRHWIIGTTDTDWDLDLAHPAASARDIDYLLDQVNSVLSSPLTRADVEGVYAGLRPLLSGESELTSKLSREHVVGHPVPGLVVIAGGKYTTYRVMGRDAVDEAVRAMDGRVPDSVTDKIPLVGAEGWQGVRNQRHQLAARSGLHVVRIDHLLGRYGSLVHEVLDLIAADESLAEPLPGSDDYLRAEVVYAVTHEGARHLDDVLARRTRASIEAWDRGVSAAPVVAELMAPHLGWDEAHTATEVEHYLARVAAERESQEQPDDATADAARLGAADIVPLTPLAPRAS; encoded by the coding sequence ATGTCGCCACAGAACCGCGGCGCCGCGCTGGCCGCGATGCGCACCGCGCCCGAACTCGACGTGCTGATCGTCGGTGGCGGCGTGGTGGGCGCCGGCGCCGCCCTGGACGCGGTGACCCGGGGACTTTCGACGGCGATCGTCGAGGCCCGGGACTGGGCCAGCGGCACCTCCAGCCGCTCCAGCAAGCTGATCCACGGCGGCCTGCGGTACCTGGAGATGCTGGACTTCGGCCTGGTGCGCGAGGCGTTGCACGAGCGCGGCCTGCTCACCCAGCACATCGCGCCGCACCTGATCCGGCCGGTGCCGTTCCTGTACCCGCTGACCCACCGGCTGTGGGAGCGTCCCTACGTCGGGGCCGGCGTGCTGCTCTACGACACGCTGGGCACCCTGTGGAAAGGGGCCGGCAGCGCCCGCGGGCTGCCGCGCCACCGGCACCTGAGCAAGCGCCGGGCGCTGCGGGAGGCGCCCTGCCTGGCGCCCGGCTCGCTCACCGGCGCGGTGCAGTACTGGGACGCCCAGGTCGATGACGCCCGGCACACCATGACGGTGGTGCGCACGGCGGTCGCCTTCGGGGCGCTGGCGGCCAACCGCACCCGGGTGCTCGGCTTCTGCCACCAGGGCGGCCGGGTGACCGGGGCCCGGGTGGTCGACCTGGAGACCGGCGCGGAGTTCGACGTCCGGGCCAAGCAGGTGATCAACGCCACCGGGGTCTGGACCGATGAGACCCAGCAGCTGGCCGACACCCGTGGCCAGTTCCACGTCCGGGCGTCCAAGGGCGTGCACCTGGTGGTGCCCCGGGACCGGCTGCAGTCCAGCACCGGGCTCATCCTGCGTACCGAGACCAGCGTGCTGTTCGTCATCCCGTGGGGGCGGCACTGGATCATCGGCACCACCGACACCGACTGGGACCTCGACCTGGCCCACCCGGCGGCCAGCGCCCGCGACATCGACTACCTGCTCGACCAGGTGAACTCGGTGCTGTCCTCGCCGCTGACCCGGGCCGATGTGGAGGGCGTCTACGCGGGCCTGCGGCCGCTGCTGTCCGGTGAGTCGGAGCTGACCTCGAAGCTGTCCCGCGAGCACGTGGTGGGCCATCCGGTGCCGGGGCTGGTGGTGATCGCCGGCGGCAAGTACACCACCTACCGGGTGATGGGCCGCGACGCCGTCGACGAGGCGGTCCGGGCGATGGATGGCAGGGTGCCGGACTCGGTCACCGACAAGATCCCGCTGGTCGGCGCCGAGGGTTGGCAGGGCGTTCGCAACCAGCGCCATCAGCTGGCCGCCCGGTCGGGCCTGCACGTCGTGCGCATCGACCACCTGCTCGGGCGCTACGGCAGCCTGGTGCACGAGGTGCTGGACCTGATCGCCGCCGATGAGTCACTGGCCGAGCCGCTGCCGGGCTCTGATGACTACCTGCGCGCCGAGGTGGTCTACGCCGTGACGCACGAGGGGGCCAGGCATCTGGATGACGTGCTGGCCCGGCGCACCCGGGCCTCGATCGAGGCCTGGGACCGCGGGGTGTCGGCCGCGCCGGTGGTGGCCGAGCTGATGGCCCCGCACCTCGGCTGGGACGAGGCGCACACCGCCACCGAGGTCGAGCACTACCTGGCCCGGGTGGCGGCCGAGCGGGAGTCCCAGGAGCAGCCCGACGACGCCACCGCCGACGCCGCCCGGCTGGGCGCCGCCGACATCGTCCCGCTGACCCCGCTGGCCCCACGCGCGTCCTGA